Below is a genomic region from Methylobacterium sp. FF17.
GCCGACCCGAACCTCGATCACCGTCGCGCGGACATTCGCTCTCAGCCACGGCGGCTGGATCGCGGCGCGCATCGCGCGGATGCCCGAACGGGTGGCTTTCGTTACCGGTGCGACGGTGCCTCTGCGCAGCGTCCCCCATCGAATCGCCCATCGCTCTCACCGCAGCGGTGTGACGCGAGTCGAAAGCTTGGCGGGCGAGCCTATTTTGTCCGTGGCTTGCGACGAGCCGCACGTCTCTCGCCGGATCGTGGATTTCCTGCAGCGGGAGGCGAGGGCCGATCTTGTCGCCGCGGTGGCACGCTACACCGCGAAGCTGGGGCAGGGACCCAAACGAATCACTCTCCGCGACACCCGCAGCCGCTGGGGGTCCTGCACCGCGCGGGGAGACCTGAACTTTTCCTGGCGGCTCATCCTCGCACCACCCCTGGTGCTCGACTACCTCGTGGCCCACGAGATGGCTCACTTGCGCGAAATGAACCATTCGGCGCGCTTCTGGACGCTCGTCGGCTCACTCTGCCCGCATGTCGACGAAGCGGAACGTTGGCTGAAGACCCACGGCGCCGGCCTTCACCGCTACGGCTGACGGCACTTCAGCCGCGTACGCGCAGGACCCTGCTGCGGGTGACCTGCTCGGCGGGCCAAGTCGGGCGCGGGTCGACGTCGCCGGGGTTCAGGGTGCGGGGTGCGATGCCGTCGCAGACTTCGCGCTGGCGCAGGATCACCGGCTGTCCGAACTCGTCCCGGCGCCGGATGATGCCGCCATCGCGGCAAAAGCCGGCGAGTTCGGCTGCGTTTCCGCTACGCCGCCCGCCGGGCGTACGGGCGATCGGGCGGTGCTCGATCACGAGGGGACCATCGCGATTGAGGGAGCGCTCCACATAGGTCGTCTCACCCACGGGAAGCGGCTCGGCTAGGGCGGGGAGAGCGATCACCAGGGGGGCGAGGAAAAAGGCGGTGCGCAGTCGCATGGATCTGTCCGTTGGCGGGCAAGCGTGGCAGGCAGCACTAGAACCTGTACGCGCGGGGCGATAGTCGGTTCCGTGAAAGCCGTGCTTCCCTTGACATTCACGGGTCCAGCATGGTCCGAACACCCGTGTTTTCGGTTAACGGCTCGCAGGGCGGCGAGTGAGGCGAGAGGGTCCACCGCGTGGGGTTTCGAGGAATGCTGCGGCGCACGCACGGTGGGATTGCCCGGGCTGCGGCGGCGGGCGCGATCGCTGCGGGACTGCTGGTCGCGGGCGTCGCGCCGCAGGAGGCGGCGGCGCAGGGTATGGTGCGCAATACCTTCGGCGATTGGCAGTTGCGGTGCGAAACGCCGGCGGGGGCTAAGGCTGAGCAATGTGCCATGGTGCAGTACCTGGCGGCGGAGGACCGGCCGAACCTGACGCTGGTGGTGATCGTCCTGAAGACCGCCGACAATCGCGGGTATCTCCTGCGCGTGGTGGCCCCGCTCGGGGTGCTGCTGCCCTCGGGGCTCGGCCTGAAGATCGACAAGACGGATGTGGGCCGCGCCGGATTTGTGCGTTGTCTGACAACGGGTTGCGTCGCCGAGGTGGTGATGGACGACGGTCTGGTCAAGCAGTTCGCCGGCGGCGCGCAGGCGACCTTCATCGTCTTCCAGACCCCCGAGGAGGGCGTCGGAATCCCCCTCTCGATGAAGGGGTTCGCGCAGGGATTCGAGAGCCTGAAGTGACCCAGCGGCCGGTTTCGAGCAGGGGCGACGCGACCATGACTTCGTGCATCATGCGGCACCGGATACGGGTTTCGCCTGCATCATACGGCAGGATCGCGGCGATCGCGATCGCACTCGGCTGCATCGGGGCGGACCCGGTGTGCGCCGAGGAGGGAAACATCTTCAGCAACATGCTGAAGTACGGCGGCACCACCGTGCCCCCGTCCCAGCCGGCCGACACCGATCCCCCCTACTGCCCGACGGTCGAGGTGCCCGAGGGCGGGGCGGCGATCCGGGCCTATGCTGGCGCCTCCGGCGACGGGGCGCGCCTGCGCCACCAGATCACCCTCGGTCGGGTGGCGCGGGAATGCACCCGGCTTCAGGACGGTTCGCTCAGCGTGAAGATCGGCGTCGAGGGCCAGGCCCTGCTCGGTCCGGTGGGTGCGCCGGGCCGGTTCGATGCGCCGGTCACGTTCACCCTCAAGGCCGGCGGCAAGGTGCTGGTTTCGCGGGTCCGGCGCGTGGCGGTGATGGTCGCGGCGGGAGAGGCGCAGGGCCTGTTCAGCGTGATCGAGGACAACCTCCCGGTGCCGGCGGCGGCGAGCCAGAACTACGACATCGAGGTCAAGCTCGGATCCGCGCCGCAGCGCGCCGCCCCCAAGGGCGCCCATGCCTCCAAGCCGCGCCGGCAGGCCCCGACGGCGGCCGCCTCGGAGGACCCGGTCAAGACCGCGCCCCAGGCCACCGAGGAATGAATGCGCGATCCGCGCGTCGGGTGATGTCCTGACGGCACCGGCGGGCGGCGGGCGCCACGGCGCGCGTGATCGCGCGGTCGCGTTCACCCTGGAGGCGCAGGACGATCCCGTCTTCGGCCACCGGCTCAAGCTGGCGGAAGCGGTGCGGGACGGCTGGGTCGTCCTGACCTATCGGGGCGATCCGGTGGCGCGGCCGCGGCGTCCGCGGCTGCGCCTCGCGCGCGCCGATGGACGGCAGGAGACCTTCGTGTTGCCCGCTCCCGTTCTCGGGGCGGCCCACGCCCTGGTGCACCTCCCGCCGGATTGGCGCAGCCTCGAACTCGCGACGGACCCGCGCAGCGCCGTCGTGCTGGAGCGCGTCGGGCTGCGGACAACCGCGAGCCTCCTCGCCGAAGCGTTCCGGAGGCGGCCTCTTCGCGCCCTGGCGGCGGCCTTCAATCACGTGCGCGGCGACGAGCGCCGGTTTCGCGATATCCTGCGGGGCACCTGCGGGGTCGCGCCGCTGGCGGATTACGCGCGCTGGGCCGCCGCGCGGACCCGGCCCGATCCAGGGCCGGTCCCGACCGCCCCCGCGCTTCGCCTGATCCTCCCGGCGCATCCGGACGAAAAGGCCACCATCGCCGAGACCATCGCGAGCCTGCGGGCCCAGACCTTCACGGCCTGGACGCTGGCGGTGCGCTGGTCGAAGCCCACGGCGGCGATCCCTCTCGACGACGCCCGGATCACGCAGGCCGCCTGGGTCGGAGCCGCGACCCTCGACGCCCTGGCCGGCGCAGCCGAGGCGGTGGCCCTGCTCGCCCCCGGCGACCGCCTCGATCCCGACGCCCTGGCGATCCTCGTCCGGGCGCTCTCCGACACGCCGCGACCGGAACTCGTCTACGCCGATGCGGCAAGCCACGACGCGAGCGCCGAGCCAAGCCTCAAGCCCGACTGGAGCCCGGACCTCGCTCGGGTCACCGCCTATCCGGGGACGCCGATCCTCTATGCGGGCGCGCTTCTGCGGCACCTGCGGCACGAGGCCCTGGGGGGGGCGGAGACGTTTTCCACGCGGCTGCTCCTCTCTGCGACGGAGACCTTGTCCGCACCTGAGACCTTGTCCGCACCCGAGATCTTGTCCGCATCCGAGATCTTGGCGTCCCGCCCGCGTGAGGGCTTGGCAGCCGGCCCCGGTGCAACCGGGCGGGTCGCCCATGTCCCGCGCGTCCTCGTCCGGCAGGGGCCGCCGGACTCCGACGCGGGCCAGCGCCACGCGGGCACCCTGCGCCAGCATCTCGCCCGGCACGGGGTCGCGGCCCGGGTCGAGGCCAACCGAACGGGCTTCGACCTCTCCTGGTCGCTGCCCGCGCCGCCACCCCTCGTCAGCGTCGTCATCCCCACGCGCGACCGCCTCGAACTGATCCGGCGCGCGAGCGACGATGTGCTTTTCGCGACCGCCTATCCGCAGCTCGAACTGGTCATCGTCGACAACGGCTCCACGGACCCGGCGGTGCGCGCCTATT
It encodes:
- a CDS encoding invasion associated locus B family protein, translated to MLRRTHGGIARAAAAGAIAAGLLVAGVAPQEAAAQGMVRNTFGDWQLRCETPAGAKAEQCAMVQYLAAEDRPNLTLVVIVLKTADNRGYLLRVVAPLGVLLPSGLGLKIDKTDVGRAGFVRCLTTGCVAEVVMDDGLVKQFAGGAQATFIVFQTPEEGVGIPLSMKGFAQGFESLK
- a CDS encoding glycosyltransferase family 2 protein, translated to MLPAPVLGAAHALVHLPPDWRSLELATDPRSAVVLERVGLRTTASLLAEAFRRRPLRALAAAFNHVRGDERRFRDILRGTCGVAPLADYARWAAARTRPDPGPVPTAPALRLILPAHPDEKATIAETIASLRAQTFTAWTLAVRWSKPTAAIPLDDARITQAAWVGAATLDALAGAAEAVALLAPGDRLDPDALAILVRALSDTPRPELVYADAASHDASAEPSLKPDWSPDLARVTAYPGTPILYAGALLRHLRHEALGGAETFSTRLLLSATETLSAPETLSAPEILSASEILASRPREGLAAGPGATGRVAHVPRVLVRQGPPDSDAGQRHAGTLRQHLARHGVAARVEANRTGFDLSWSLPAPPPLVSVVIPTRDRLELIRRASDDVLFATAYPQLELVIVDNGSTDPAVRAYYETLRADARVRILEAPGPFNFSALINQGVAASRGSIVVLLNNDIAVLREDWLDALVRQACRPDVGAVGAKLLHGDGTLQHAGVVVGLGGGAGHILRRRPADTPGHLGRLRVAHEVSAVTAACLAVERAKFDAVGGLDAETFPIDFNDVDFCLRLGAAGYRTIWTPHAVLSHLESTSRGPAVGPARARFEREAAAFAARWRDTIRHDPYYHPGLALTTFGEELE
- a CDS encoding M48 family metallopeptidase → MRLALLRGADPDHLDIMHEGESLRVLVRRRPTARRLTLRVSSATGEVMMTLPTRTSITVARTFALSHGGWIAARIARMPERVAFVTGATVPLRSVPHRIAHRSHRSGVTRVESLAGEPILSVACDEPHVSRRIVDFLQREARADLVAAVARYTAKLGQGPKRITLRDTRSRWGSCTARGDLNFSWRLILAPPLVLDYLVAHEMAHLREMNHSARFWTLVGSLCPHVDEAERWLKTHGAGLHRYG